Proteins from a single region of Sporosarcina sp. P33:
- the prmC gene encoding peptide chain release factor N(5)-glutamine methyltransferase, producing MTKTMLESVKRAQDLLYDRGMDTHAAELAMRAVTGKSHAGYLASLREIIPYETCSQFWDIVKELLAGKPIQYILGEESFYGYSFEVNEHVLIPRPETEELVHYALERANRLFGDKVIQVADIGTGSGAIAVAFKKERPSASVTATDFSEAALEVAQRNAQRNEADITFVQGDMEEPLQQQSWDIILSNPPYIAEDEKAEMSPTVYAFEPQSALFAEEDGLYYYRRLAQNLPPLMNRPALIGFEIGYRQGKIVQEYLQHAFPEATVEIAEDINKKERMIFCEIQ from the coding sequence ATGACTAAAACGATGCTGGAATCGGTAAAGCGGGCGCAGGATTTATTGTATGACCGCGGAATGGATACACATGCTGCGGAACTGGCCATGCGCGCAGTCACCGGCAAAAGCCACGCCGGCTATCTTGCCAGTTTACGTGAGATCATTCCCTATGAAACTTGCTCGCAATTTTGGGATATCGTCAAAGAACTGCTGGCTGGCAAGCCTATTCAATATATTTTAGGTGAGGAATCCTTTTACGGCTATTCATTCGAGGTGAATGAACATGTACTGATTCCGCGTCCTGAAACAGAGGAACTTGTTCATTATGCGCTAGAACGCGCCAACCGCTTATTTGGCGATAAAGTCATTCAGGTGGCGGATATCGGAACGGGCAGCGGGGCAATTGCGGTCGCTTTCAAAAAAGAGCGTCCGAGCGCCAGCGTGACGGCCACAGATTTCAGTGAAGCCGCTCTTGAAGTGGCGCAGCGTAACGCACAGCGCAATGAAGCGGATATTACATTCGTGCAAGGTGATATGGAAGAGCCGCTGCAACAGCAATCCTGGGATATTATCCTGTCCAATCCGCCGTATATCGCAGAGGACGAGAAGGCAGAAATGTCACCGACTGTCTATGCGTTCGAACCGCAAAGCGCATTATTTGCTGAAGAAGATGGGCTGTATTATTACCGCAGACTGGCGCAAAACTTGCCTCCTCTGATGAATCGCCCTGCACTGATCGGCTTTGAGATAGGATACAGGCAAGGCAAAATCGTTCAGGAATACCTCCAGCATGCGTTTCCCGAAGCAACTGTCGAGATCGCAGAAGATATCAATAAAAAAGAACGAATGATATTTTGTGAGATTCAATGA
- a CDS encoding stage II sporulation protein R encodes MLQDYPMNQQPTYTSKLVAFIEFVLILLTIQGVLLVFGQHMTASDATQFRILANSNTAADQQVKQNVQEKIAPLLEQAINQSVNQQEIHDKLQALQPVILDIAQSQVNGATVSIEHSAALIPPKRVGSFIQPQDVYDAYVVKIGAGRGDNWWCALFPNVCFPDEASVTETEEEPVRFFIWEWIKSLFK; translated from the coding sequence ATGTTACAAGATTATCCGATGAACCAACAACCAACGTATACTTCAAAACTAGTGGCTTTTATAGAATTTGTACTTATACTGCTGACGATTCAAGGGGTGCTGCTCGTATTTGGCCAGCATATGACGGCAAGCGATGCCACGCAGTTCCGCATTCTGGCTAATTCAAATACGGCAGCAGACCAGCAAGTGAAGCAGAACGTGCAGGAAAAAATTGCACCGTTACTTGAGCAGGCAATCAATCAATCTGTCAATCAGCAGGAAATCCATGATAAACTTCAGGCGCTGCAGCCGGTGATACTTGACATCGCACAGTCGCAGGTGAATGGCGCGACGGTTTCAATCGAGCACAGTGCCGCATTGATTCCGCCGAAGCGCGTCGGATCATTCATTCAGCCGCAGGATGTTTATGATGCGTATGTAGTGAAAATCGGTGCCGGCAGAGGAGATAACTGGTGGTGCGCATTGTTTCCGAATGTCTGTTTTCCTGATGAAGCAAGTGTAACTGAAACAGAAGAAGAACCTGTTAGATTTTTCATTTGGGAGTGGATAAAATCACTGTTCAAATAA
- a CDS encoding L-threonylcarbamoyladenylate synthase translates to MDTTQEKVDNLVDNDEIYEQAVDILTSGGIVAFPTETVYGLGAIATDEQAVRRIFEAKGRPSDNPLIVHIGNQSDITKYATDVPEIAHQLMDAFWPGPLTLIMEKKPGVIADVVTAGLSTVAIRMPDHPVALQLLRKLNMPLAAPSANRSGKPSPTEAGHVYHDLIGRVPLILDGGETGIGVESTILDITVTPPVILRPGGITKEQLEELIGPVHLATQPADPSSAPRAPGMKYTHYAPEAPLFVIEPNAAYIENALAAIHRQNKRAAIIGPDELYTEHADWYFSTGPIDSREAMASSLYKAIRQCDHTEADIILAIETDLSGIGAAVMNRLNKASDGRRFTE, encoded by the coding sequence ATGGACACTACGCAAGAAAAAGTGGATAACCTAGTGGATAACGATGAAATCTATGAACAAGCTGTGGATATCCTGACTTCTGGAGGGATTGTTGCATTCCCGACTGAAACAGTTTATGGTCTCGGGGCAATTGCGACAGACGAGCAGGCGGTTCGGCGGATCTTCGAGGCAAAAGGAAGACCGTCTGATAATCCGTTAATTGTACATATTGGCAATCAGTCAGACATTACCAAATACGCGACAGACGTGCCGGAGATTGCGCATCAATTAATGGATGCATTCTGGCCGGGTCCATTGACATTGATTATGGAGAAAAAGCCCGGCGTTATTGCGGATGTCGTAACGGCAGGGCTCAGCACGGTGGCAATCCGTATGCCGGACCATCCGGTGGCTTTGCAGCTGCTGCGGAAGCTGAATATGCCGCTGGCTGCACCGAGCGCAAACCGCAGCGGAAAGCCGAGTCCGACAGAAGCCGGTCACGTCTACCATGACTTGATCGGAAGAGTGCCGCTGATCTTGGATGGCGGCGAGACGGGAATTGGCGTGGAATCCACTATTTTGGATATCACGGTCACGCCTCCCGTTATTCTGCGTCCCGGCGGAATTACTAAAGAACAGCTGGAAGAATTGATTGGTCCTGTTCATCTGGCAACGCAGCCTGCGGATCCGTCATCGGCACCGCGTGCACCTGGCATGAAGTATACGCATTATGCACCTGAAGCACCGCTGTTCGTCATCGAGCCGAATGCCGCTTATATCGAGAACGCGCTAGCCGCTATTCATCGGCAAAACAAACGCGCCGCAATCATCGGTCCGGATGAGTTATACACAGAACATGCGGATTGGTACTTTTCCACAGGTCCGATTGACAGCCGTGAAGCGATGGCATCGAGTCTGTATAAAGCAATCCGTCAGTGTGATCATACAGAAGCAGATATCATCCTGGCGATTGAGACAGATCTTTCCGGTATCGGCGCGGCGGTCATGAATCGTTTGAACAAAGCATCAGACGGCAGACGTTTTACTGAATAA
- a CDS encoding manganese efflux pump translates to MLEIIAAVVTTIDILIIYTLLQLRRGRLMITLWTIILNMVLPLIGFYTGEWIVIYFTEWSHALSGVLLSLIGLHILLDDSEQPSLIEKISPFFLAMLVSVDAFAVSVTFGMMQMNKWLFILASGFFAGFFSVVAFLSTGRIRLINGKAIRRLAGIALIGMGVMSFII, encoded by the coding sequence TTGTTAGAAATCATAGCGGCTGTCGTTACGACAATCGATATTCTAATTATTTATACGCTTCTCCAGCTGCGGCGGGGCAGATTGATGATCACGCTGTGGACGATTATACTGAATATGGTGTTACCGCTTATTGGATTTTATACGGGAGAATGGATAGTGATTTACTTCACCGAGTGGAGCCACGCGCTGTCCGGCGTATTACTCTCGCTGATCGGTCTCCACATTTTGCTCGATGACTCTGAGCAGCCGTCACTCATCGAAAAGATTTCTCCGTTTTTTCTCGCTATGCTGGTCAGTGTGGATGCGTTCGCTGTCAGCGTGACATTTGGAATGATGCAGATGAATAAATGGCTGTTCATTCTGGCGTCCGGTTTCTTTGCCGGCTTTTTTAGCGTAGTAGCATTTTTGTCAACTGGCCGTATTCGGCTGATTAATGGAAAAGCAATTAGGCGGTTGGCTGGAATTGCATTAATCGGCATGGGTGTAATGTCCTTTATCATTTGA
- a CDS encoding low molecular weight protein arginine phosphatase: protein MNIYFICTGNTCRSPLAEALLNHANVPGLTAKSAGIHAMDGLPISVNSAQLLTEAGISFTPYSNELKASEMEWADLVLTMTASHRDFLHSRFPEMKEKVFTLKEYAGAVPGTDVHDPYGGHLATYRTTFNELTELIDSVIRQLAEGNS from the coding sequence ATGAATATTTATTTTATTTGTACAGGCAATACGTGCAGAAGTCCTTTAGCGGAGGCATTGCTTAATCATGCGAATGTACCCGGACTTACAGCGAAATCTGCAGGAATACACGCGATGGACGGCTTGCCGATTTCCGTAAATTCCGCACAATTGCTGACGGAAGCAGGGATTTCCTTTACACCCTATTCCAATGAACTCAAAGCGTCCGAGATGGAGTGGGCGGATCTCGTCCTGACGATGACAGCAAGCCATCGGGATTTCCTGCACAGCCGTTTTCCTGAAATGAAAGAAAAAGTGTTTACATTAAAAGAGTATGCAGGTGCGGTGCCAGGAACCGACGTTCACGATCCGTACGGGGGGCATTTGGCTACATACCGCACGACATTCAATGAGCTGACAGAACTTATTGACTCAGTCATCCGGCAGCTAGCGGAGGGGAATTCATGA
- a CDS encoding methyl-accepting chemotaxis protein, with protein MNEPKKVGLRKKLVLFIVILAVITYTTSAVFINWVQPTFFPNVKPFIFQLVTYAMGVMWSGILAALFSVILTKPLQRLETAAMRVADGKIGTDIELPNSSDEIHSVSSAFQQVVVNLRSIIEQIESNFQATAESVDSLTKETSAAAGQSDAIARTISEISNGAENTSEAIRETVQAIEDIRQLAMEVNNRADQSSAQSKMMLRDLHATTEIFHSVLAGIHQMSDQSEHSLETIRVLDENAHKIGEIVELVGSIAGQTNLLALNASIEAARAGEHGKGFAVVAEEVRNLADESAKAVQMISGLVQTIQADVKQVVAEMHKQVKTASTEAERATQTNENVETMTATIQTMALFVEEITQIVGNQMQTIERTAAQSMEVASIAEHTSAGAEEVRAATEEQVASIDQTKTKALELKEQSEELYKVIRKFDRTPG; from the coding sequence ATGAATGAACCGAAAAAAGTGGGACTGCGGAAAAAGCTTGTATTATTTATAGTAATACTCGCAGTCATCACCTATACAACAAGTGCGGTCTTTATTAATTGGGTGCAGCCAACGTTCTTCCCGAATGTAAAACCGTTCATCTTTCAGCTAGTAACGTACGCAATGGGCGTCATGTGGTCCGGAATTTTAGCGGCGCTGTTCAGCGTGATTTTAACAAAGCCGCTGCAGCGTCTTGAAACAGCCGCTATGCGGGTCGCGGACGGAAAGATCGGCACTGATATCGAACTGCCGAATTCTTCGGATGAAATTCATTCCGTCTCCAGTGCATTCCAGCAAGTTGTCGTGAATTTGCGCAGCATTATCGAACAGATTGAATCCAATTTCCAGGCAACAGCGGAATCGGTCGACTCATTGACGAAAGAGACGAGCGCCGCGGCAGGACAGTCCGACGCCATTGCGCGGACCATCTCGGAAATTTCAAACGGAGCGGAAAATACATCCGAAGCCATACGGGAAACGGTGCAGGCCATCGAAGATATCCGGCAGTTGGCGATGGAAGTCAATAACCGCGCAGATCAGTCGTCTGCACAATCCAAAATGATGCTGCGGGATTTGCATGCCACAACAGAAATTTTCCATTCCGTATTGGCGGGTATTCATCAAATGAGCGACCAAAGCGAGCATTCATTGGAAACCATTCGGGTGCTCGATGAAAATGCGCATAAAATTGGAGAAATCGTGGAACTGGTCGGCAGCATTGCAGGCCAGACGAACTTGCTCGCACTAAACGCATCCATCGAAGCGGCACGGGCTGGTGAACACGGCAAAGGATTCGCCGTAGTTGCAGAAGAAGTGCGCAATCTGGCAGACGAAAGCGCCAAAGCGGTCCAAATGATTTCCGGACTGGTTCAGACAATCCAGGCTGACGTCAAACAAGTCGTTGCAGAAATGCATAAACAAGTGAAAACAGCCTCAACAGAAGCCGAACGCGCCACCCAGACAAATGAAAATGTGGAAACGATGACAGCGACCATCCAGACCATGGCTCTCTTTGTGGAAGAAATCACGCAGATCGTCGGCAATCAGATGCAGACTATCGAACGCACAGCCGCGCAATCCATGGAAGTTGCTTCGATTGCAGAGCACACATCAGCCGGCGCTGAAGAAGTGCGCGCCGCCACTGAAGAACAAGTGGCATCGATAGACCAGACCAAAACCAAGGCACTGGAGCTCAAAGAACAATCCGAGGAGCTGTACAAAGTCATCCGCAAATTCGACCGAACACCAGGCTGA
- the rpiB gene encoding ribose 5-phosphate isomerase B, whose product MKVAISSDHGGNNLRKEITNLLTELEIEYTDYGPDSGDSVDYPDYAVPVANAVVEGKADRGILICGTGIGMSISANKVKGIRCALVHDVFSAKATRGHNDSNIIAMGERVIGPGLAREIVSTWLETEFEGGRHERRIEKMMKLEEN is encoded by the coding sequence GTGAAAGTAGCAATTTCTTCAGACCACGGAGGCAATAACCTCCGAAAAGAGATCACCAATCTATTAACCGAACTCGAGATAGAATACACCGACTACGGACCCGACTCCGGCGATTCCGTCGACTACCCTGACTATGCAGTACCGGTAGCCAACGCCGTCGTGGAAGGAAAAGCAGACCGCGGGATCCTGATTTGCGGCACGGGTATTGGCATGTCAATCTCCGCCAATAAAGTCAAAGGCATTCGCTGTGCGCTCGTCCACGACGTATTCAGCGCAAAAGCAACACGCGGCCACAATGACTCCAACATCATCGCGATGGGCGAGCGCGTAATTGGACCAGGGCTTGCACGTGAAATTGTCAGCACATGGCTTGAAACAGAATTTGAAGGCGGACGTCACGAGCGCCGCATCGAGAAAATGATGAAACTGGAAGAGAACTGA
- a CDS encoding TIGR01440 family protein has translation MDAIELWKLQLEQALTEFAEQAPPAEETMFVVGCSTSEVAGARIGTNGALEIGEALFAPLQAFANKYRVHLAFQGCEHINRALTMERKTAKQFHLEPVSVVPVFKAGGSMSTCAYQQFNDPVVVESVQASAGIDIGQTLIGMQLKPVAVPIRTSIKQIGEAVITLATTRPKLIGGSRAQYE, from the coding sequence GTGGATGCTATTGAACTATGGAAACTGCAGCTGGAACAGGCATTGACCGAATTTGCCGAACAAGCACCGCCTGCCGAAGAGACGATGTTTGTCGTCGGCTGCTCGACTTCCGAAGTAGCGGGCGCTCGCATTGGCACGAACGGCGCACTTGAAATAGGAGAAGCATTATTCGCACCACTTCAGGCATTTGCAAATAAATACCGTGTACATTTGGCATTCCAGGGCTGCGAACACATTAACCGAGCGTTGACAATGGAACGCAAGACAGCGAAACAATTTCATCTGGAACCTGTTTCTGTTGTACCGGTGTTTAAAGCAGGCGGCTCCATGTCGACCTGTGCCTATCAGCAATTTAACGACCCTGTCGTCGTGGAATCCGTACAGGCCAGTGCAGGCATTGATATCGGCCAAACCTTAATTGGCATGCAGTTAAAGCCGGTCGCAGTACCGATCCGCACCTCCATTAAACAAATTGGTGAAGCAGTGATCACGCTTGCGACAACACGTCCAAAATTGATTGGCGGAAGTCGTGCGCAATACGAATAA
- the glyA gene encoding serine hydroxymethyltransferase — translation MDLSNVQREDAAIYEAIMAEKNRQNSNIELIASENFVTEAVMEAQGSYLTNKYAEGYPGKRYYGGCEHVDVVENIARDRVKEIFGAAYANVQPHSGAQANMAVYFTALEPGDTVLGMNLSHGGHLTHGSPVNFSGKLYNFVEYGVTKEEEMIDYEDVRQKALEHKPKMIVAGASAYPREIDFAKFREIADEVGAYLMVDMAHIAGLVAAGEHSNPVPHAHFVTSTTHKTLRGPRGGIILLNEETAEEFGKKIDKTVFPGVQGGPLMHVIAAKAVAFKEVLEPEFKTYAQQVKKNAEALAKKLQEEGIDVVSGGTDNHLVLVKLKSLDLTGKVAEHVLDEIGITVNKNTVPFDTEGPFVTSGIRIGTPAVTTRGFKEEDMVEVGRIIATLLKNHEDQSAKDEARKAVTALTDQHPLYK, via the coding sequence ATGGACTTAAGTAATGTACAGCGTGAAGATGCAGCAATTTATGAAGCAATCATGGCTGAAAAAAACCGTCAAAACTCAAACATCGAACTGATTGCATCTGAAAACTTCGTAACAGAAGCAGTTATGGAAGCACAAGGATCATACTTAACTAATAAATATGCTGAAGGCTATCCAGGCAAGCGCTACTACGGCGGATGTGAGCATGTGGACGTGGTGGAAAACATCGCACGCGACCGTGTAAAAGAAATCTTCGGCGCAGCATATGCAAACGTACAGCCGCACTCCGGTGCACAGGCGAATATGGCAGTATACTTCACAGCCCTTGAGCCGGGCGACACAGTTCTTGGGATGAACCTTTCCCACGGCGGTCACTTGACGCACGGTTCACCGGTTAACTTCTCCGGAAAACTATATAATTTCGTAGAATACGGTGTAACTAAAGAAGAAGAGATGATTGATTACGAAGACGTTCGTCAAAAAGCACTTGAGCACAAACCAAAAATGATCGTTGCAGGTGCAAGTGCATACCCGCGTGAAATCGACTTTGCGAAATTCCGTGAAATTGCGGATGAAGTCGGTGCATACTTGATGGTGGATATGGCGCACATCGCAGGTCTTGTGGCAGCAGGCGAGCACTCAAATCCAGTGCCGCACGCACACTTCGTGACATCTACTACGCATAAAACATTGCGTGGTCCACGTGGCGGTATCATTTTATTGAATGAAGAAACAGCTGAAGAATTCGGCAAGAAAATCGACAAAACTGTATTCCCAGGCGTTCAAGGCGGTCCTTTGATGCACGTAATCGCTGCAAAAGCGGTGGCATTCAAAGAAGTATTGGAGCCGGAATTTAAAACCTATGCACAGCAAGTGAAGAAAAACGCGGAAGCATTGGCTAAAAAATTGCAGGAAGAAGGAATCGACGTCGTTTCAGGCGGCACAGATAACCACCTTGTCCTGGTAAAACTGAAATCACTTGACCTTACAGGTAAAGTGGCAGAGCACGTACTTGACGAAATCGGTATTACAGTAAACAAAAACACTGTACCATTCGACACAGAAGGACCATTCGTCACTTCCGGTATCCGTATCGGTACGCCAGCAGTCACAACTCGCGGCTTCAAAGAGGAAGACATGGTAGAAGTGGGACGCATCATTGCAACTTTATTGAAAAACCACGAAGACCAGTCAGCAAAAGACGAAGCACGCAAAGCAGTTACAGCACTGACAGATCAGCACCCTCTATATAAGTAA
- the upp gene encoding uracil phosphoribosyltransferase, with translation MGKVHVFDHPLIQHKLTFIRKADTGTKEFRELVNELATLMAFEITRELPTKEITIQTPVCEAKSRVLAGKKLGIVPILRAGIGMVDGIIDLIPAAKVGHVGLFRDPETLKPVEYFVKLPSDVAEREFIVVDPMLATGGTAVEAINSMKKRGAVNIKFMCLVAAPEGVEILTKEHPDVDVYIAALDEKLNEDGYIVPGLGDAGDRLFGTK, from the coding sequence ATGGGAAAAGTACATGTTTTTGATCATCCATTAATTCAGCACAAATTGACGTTTATACGAAAGGCAGATACAGGAACGAAAGAATTCCGCGAGCTCGTGAATGAGTTGGCGACACTGATGGCATTTGAAATCACACGTGAACTTCCAACTAAAGAAATCACAATTCAAACACCAGTCTGCGAAGCGAAGTCCCGCGTGCTGGCAGGGAAGAAGCTGGGGATTGTGCCGATCTTGCGTGCGGGAATCGGCATGGTGGACGGCATTATCGATTTAATTCCGGCTGCAAAAGTGGGACACGTCGGGTTATTCCGTGATCCGGAAACGCTAAAACCGGTAGAATACTTTGTGAAGCTGCCTTCTGATGTTGCCGAGCGCGAATTCATCGTAGTGGATCCGATGCTTGCGACAGGCGGAACAGCAGTCGAAGCCATCAATTCAATGAAAAAACGCGGAGCGGTCAACATCAAATTTATGTGTCTCGTCGCTGCTCCTGAAGGCGTCGAAATATTGACGAAAGAACACCCGGATGTAGATGTTTATATCGCAGCATTGGACGAAAAGCTGAACGAAGACGGCTATATCGTACCTGGACTGGGTGACGCTGGTGACCGTTTATTCGGCACAAAATAA
- the wecB gene encoding non-hydrolyzing UDP-N-acetylglucosamine 2-epimerase, with amino-acid sequence MTKKWKVMTIFGTRPEAIKMAPLVLELEKHPDQIESIVTVTAQHRQMLDQVLETFKITPDYDLNIMKDRQTLIDVATRGLEGLDKVMKEAKPDIVLVHGDTSTTFIGSLAAFYNQISVGHVEAGLRTWNKFSPYPEEMNRQLTGVIADLHFSPTEKSAQNLLDEGKNKDRIYVTGNTAIDALQTTVDPDYHHPIFDTLGDDRLVLLTAHRRENLGEPMRNMFRAINRLLDKHDDIQVIYPVHMNPAVREVADELLGNNNRVHLIEPLEVLDFHNFAARSHIILTDSGGIQEEAPSLGKPVIVLRDTTERPEGIDAGTLRLAGTEEEDIFRLSDTLLSDHAEYEKMSKAHNPYGDGHASKRIVESLLKYLSSL; translated from the coding sequence TTGACTAAAAAGTGGAAAGTGATGACGATTTTCGGCACAAGACCGGAAGCGATTAAAATGGCGCCACTCGTGCTGGAACTGGAAAAACATCCGGATCAAATCGAGTCGATTGTCACAGTCACTGCCCAGCATCGTCAAATGCTTGACCAAGTGCTGGAAACATTCAAAATAACACCTGATTATGATTTGAATATCATGAAAGACCGCCAGACACTGATCGACGTAGCCACTCGGGGCCTCGAAGGTCTGGACAAAGTAATGAAAGAAGCAAAGCCGGATATCGTGCTCGTCCACGGCGATACATCGACTACTTTCATCGGCAGTCTGGCAGCTTTCTACAATCAAATCTCAGTGGGGCACGTGGAAGCAGGATTGCGGACGTGGAATAAATTCTCACCGTATCCTGAAGAGATGAACCGTCAATTGACTGGCGTCATCGCTGATCTTCATTTTTCGCCAACTGAAAAGTCAGCACAAAACCTGTTAGATGAAGGCAAAAATAAAGACCGCATCTACGTCACGGGCAATACGGCGATTGATGCACTGCAAACGACAGTTGACCCGGATTATCATCATCCGATTTTCGATACACTCGGCGACGACCGTTTAGTTCTATTGACCGCACACCGCCGAGAAAACCTGGGCGAACCGATGCGCAATATGTTCCGTGCGATCAACCGTCTGCTCGACAAACATGACGACATCCAGGTGATTTACCCTGTGCACATGAATCCGGCTGTGCGTGAAGTGGCGGATGAACTGCTTGGAAACAACAACCGCGTTCACTTGATTGAACCGTTGGAAGTATTGGATTTCCATAACTTCGCAGCCCGTTCACACATCATCCTTACCGACTCCGGCGGCATCCAGGAAGAAGCGCCTTCACTTGGCAAGCCTGTCATTGTCCTGCGTGACACGACTGAACGTCCGGAAGGGATAGATGCAGGAACGCTGCGCCTGGCAGGAACGGAAGAGGAAGATATCTTCCGGCTGTCCGATACACTTCTGTCCGATCACGCCGAGTACGAAAAAATGTCCAAAGCCCACAATCCATACGGCGATGGCCATGCGTCAAAGCGAATAGTAGAATCGTTACTCAAATATCTTTCTTCATTATAA
- a CDS encoding ATP synthase subunit I, whose protein sequence is MQSMQEIFKQQKKGFFFLLALFVLGWFLLDYRTIFAGLILGSLFGMYNFWILLRRMERFDRSITEETRAKSLGMGLRFASGVAAAAIALVMPEEFDLISTVIGLMIPYALLFTGHLLFHWKH, encoded by the coding sequence ATGCAAAGTATGCAGGAAATATTCAAACAGCAAAAGAAGGGTTTCTTTTTTTTGCTAGCATTGTTCGTGCTCGGCTGGTTCTTATTGGACTACCGTACTATCTTCGCGGGACTCATCTTAGGTTCACTTTTCGGTATGTATAACTTTTGGATTTTATTACGGCGTATGGAGCGGTTTGACCGTTCGATTACGGAAGAAACGCGTGCGAAGTCATTAGGTATGGGTTTACGTTTTGCATCAGGTGTAGCGGCTGCGGCCATTGCACTCGTAATGCCGGAGGAGTTCGATTTGATCAGCACGGTAATCGGGTTAATGATACCCTACGCATTGCTGTTTACTGGTCATCTGCTGTTCCATTGGAAGCATTGA
- the atpB gene encoding F0F1 ATP synthase subunit A, which translates to MNHENPQFILFGIGFNPSNILMLFVTCLVVFLIAVASTRRLQMKPTGMQNFMEWVMDFVKGIIKNNMDWKTGGRFHVLGITLIMFVFVANMLGLPFAIVWDDQLWWKSPTADPVITLTLAATVVALTHFYGVKQLGVGGYFKTYFQPIPFLAPLKIIEEFANTLTLGLRLYGNIFAGEILIGLLAALGASSIFGLAGAVIPALAWLGFSVFIGAIQAFIFVMLTMVYMAHKVSTDH; encoded by the coding sequence GTGAATCATGAAAATCCTCAGTTTATTTTATTCGGAATCGGGTTCAACCCATCGAATATCTTGATGTTATTTGTGACTTGTCTGGTAGTCTTCCTGATTGCAGTTGCATCTACGCGGCGTCTTCAAATGAAACCGACGGGTATGCAAAACTTCATGGAGTGGGTAATGGACTTCGTCAAAGGCATCATCAAAAATAACATGGACTGGAAAACGGGAGGCCGCTTCCACGTGCTGGGTATTACGTTAATCATGTTTGTCTTCGTGGCGAATATGCTCGGACTTCCATTCGCAATCGTATGGGATGACCAACTTTGGTGGAAATCACCGACAGCCGATCCAGTTATCACGTTAACCCTCGCTGCTACAGTTGTTGCGTTAACGCATTTCTATGGTGTGAAGCAGCTCGGAGTAGGCGGGTATTTCAAAACATACTTCCAGCCGATTCCATTCTTGGCTCCACTAAAAATCATTGAAGAATTCGCAAATACGCTGACACTCGGTCTTCGTCTTTACGGTAACATTTTCGCAGGTGAAATCTTAATCGGTTTGCTTGCAGCATTGGGTGCTTCCAGTATCTTCGGTTTAGCCGGAGCTGTGATTCCAGCACTGGCATGGCTCGGATTCTCGGTATTTATCGGGGCAATCCAGGCATTTATCTTTGTTATGTTAACGATGGTCTATATGGCTCACAAAGTCAGCACGGACCACTAA
- the atpE gene encoding F0F1 ATP synthase subunit C, with the protein MGLLAAAIAVGLGALGAGIGNGLIVSKTVEGIARQPEARGVLQTTMFIGVALVEALPIIATVIAFIVMNK; encoded by the coding sequence ATGGGTTTATTAGCAGCAGCTATTGCAGTTGGTCTAGGTGCACTTGGTGCAGGTATCGGTAACGGTTTGATCGTTTCTAAGACAGTTGAAGGGATCGCTCGCCAGCCAGAAGCACGCGGCGTTCTTCAAACAACAATGTTCATCGGGGTTGCATTGGTTGAGGCACTTCCAATCATCGCAACTGTTATCGCGTTTATCGTAATGAACAAATAA